The Gouania willdenowi chromosome 5, fGouWil2.1, whole genome shotgun sequence sequence gtaataaatcttgctacggttccctagcatacagtaaacagctcatgtagaaacttaaaaaggaagaaaccaaaattacacaaaaaaaactgaaaaaacattcaaagcgacaacaaaaacacaaaattacagggCCTATGTTATGAAGCGAGATTACTACTTATTgagctaacttccgggatttaatcagtgtgtccTGGACTGCGAAGCTAACTAACGGacctaaatcaccatggtaacttgtgctgaacggctaacctggtcgatagcaggttttgctctggctaggatctgagcgagtgctaAAGTTATAAAATGAATTGATTAAGATATAAATTAAGATATAAATtaaacattgaaataaaaaaaacagcattaattAATGTTAAACCTTTAATGGAAGTTAAATTTAGTTTGCGGTAACTGACGACTGTGATGACAGTTATCTATTGTCATCGTGGGCCATTCCACATTAACGTCATTTTAGTCTCATTATGTGAAATCAGGCCAAACAACTTCACCACAGCCTTTTTCAACCTGAAAATCTAGTTTTCACACGACAAAACGTTTACTTTAATGTTTGTCCATCTTATCTAAAAtcatcatgtttacatggattagcatcttttcttttctcactCAGTCTCAGAGCTCACAGTATATTAGGGATGGGCAACtatcacaaacatgtgattgtatctgttccaagggccacatttatcaacatttatgtcagactcagcttttagaataatgactaatctacGCATTAATTAGTacaggggtggggggagggtttcgtgtgtttttggagccattatgtgtgttttttgttattttttgtgtttttgttgtggttttgtgtatttttctgtcattttctgcatctgTGTTGTCGATTTGTGAGTTTTCgaggtcactttctgtatttttgttgttgttttctgtatttttcctgtcattttgtgtaattttgttgacgtttgtgtgtctttggagctattgtgtagtgtgttttcatagtcattttgtttaagtggttgttgtgtgtatttgttgtcatttgtgtatttttagattttttttgtgtttttgtgtagtttgtgctttttgctgtcaatttgtgtgttttaagagttattttttgtgcattatcttgggctttatattccttccaaattTCTGAAATTTTTGGAGATttgaccacatgtggcccccgggtcacaagttgcctatgtctgctgtaTATCATCAAATATTAGTACGAAATTACTTTTTACTGTCTAAAAGAAACAACTTTTTTCTTCCCAGAGTAAATCGCACAGAAGAAGAATATATAAAGATGTTTAACTCAATAAATGGGTGAGTGAACCTGTTCAACTGTTGCTTAGTTTCTccttgttgacattttatttgtgtatgtttttcagtttttgctttCATAGAGcctcaagttaaacattttgttCAACAAAAATGATCAACTACTAAAGAgagattttattttcatgtaacTGTGACAGAAACACGTTCGGGGTTCGTCACAATTTGgcataaaaaaaactgtgttcACCTCAGAAAGTTTGGACCCAGATCAAAGGATCACATGTAAAGATAATGAAATATTCTAATAGTGGAATAAAAAATCTTTATGTTTTTGCACAAGGCCATCATTTCTAACATgggaatgttttcttttttttagcttgttaCTCCCTGGAGGGAAAGGAGATATTAACATGACTGCTCACAGCCAAGTCGCAAAGCTCTTCTACAAACTGGCTGTGAAGGTTGGACACATGACACCAATGCATAACACAGCAAACTGCtgagtcattccatgtcatttcataAATAGCCAGGTGTGTACTCGCCATTTGGTAAACCGGGCCTCGTCTCGGTGGTCCGTCAACCCAAAGCGGTCTGGTTCACTACGTTGGTTTTAAATGACGAGCAAGTGGAGGtggacatggtaacaggtgctaaaaatgatccaaaagtgGCCAAAACATGGCacgaaaagagtgaaaagtgactaaaatgggccaaaatcagtcaatgggcaaataaagaggaaccaggtggtctTTAATGAGTGCAAAtgtaaatgggcaaaatgtggcaaataatagtgaaaaagggcaaagtggtatttattgagcAAAACTTAGTCTACTTGGATGAAAAGTAGCCAAATatttgataaaagtgtcaaaaagaacgtgcaaaaaaatggaaaatggaaaaaaaaataggagaaaaaagggatttattgataaaaaaaaaaaaggaagctaaagtcagaaaaaagtttcagaactatttgaaaagaggaaaaaatgggGCAAAgcaagttgcaaaatggccgaaggaaattggtaaaaaggagttaaaacgttttctccttttaaggttttctgggtgaataataataaaaatgaagacaaagagccacatgttgagaatcactgactgaAAATGACCcatgcactttggtctcaaaaaattcagaaatttgttccttaataattcaataCACACACTGTTAACTTATAGTTTGATCAGATtcatactttttgagatatgtcCAATTTAGTGATGGTGATATGTGTCAAAACTAAAATGTGGTGTATTAATTATATTAATTCAGCTACTctctcatatacagtatatatagatctgctatacatcctactGTATCTGGTGGatatgccagctcctcaaaattggaaacaAAATTGTCTGGGTTTGGGTCTCAAACATGTTTAAGCCTTTACAACTTTGCAAATGCCTCATGAACTAAACATTTATAATGTGACAATTGAATAATTGAGATTGAAGtgcatgaaatgtgttgaacatggaatgacccagcTTTGGTTTCTATCCAGATAGTGATATGtttatcttttattatttttaacagacatgtttcttgttgtttgtttgttccacCCTCTACAGGCCAATGACGCTGGCGACTACTTTCCAATCTGGGGAACTTGTCAAGGCTTCCAGCAGCTGGCGTTCTTCGCAGACAATGGAAATGTCCTCACACAGACTGATACAATAGCCAAGGCTCTACCGCTCACATTCACACCAGGTTCTCATCAGATTTCTCAGAATTttctaaatgtttacatttatctGACAAGAAAGCTTCACAGAAtagaatattaaaaacaataatctgTGTTTAAAGTTATAACCTGCTCAGTAGAAAACCTAGGATGGGGGCATCTTTAAAGACAAGCCAAACTGTTCCAGTTTGGGGGCTTGTTCTGTTCCGTTTGGATCCAGTTTGGGGGCTTGTTCTGTTCCGTTTGGATCCAGTTTGGGGGCTTGTTCTGTTCCGTTTGGTTCCAGTTTGGGGGCTTGTTCTGTTCCGTTTGGCTTCAGTTTGGGGGCTTGTTCTGTGTTGTTTGGTTTCAGTTTGGGGGCTTGTTCTGCCATTTGGTTTCAGTTTGGGGGGTTGTTCAGTGCTGTTTGGGGGCTTGTTCTGCCATTTGGTTTCAGTTTGGGGGCTTGTTCTGTTCTGTGCTGAGCAATAACAAAGATctatcaagatttttttttttttggaaatttgcaaaataacaatatcgcctatatcgatctaattttattttgtagcttACTTTTGTGTtgaaatactcgttttaggttTGCTGCTATCGCCACTTCTTAGAGTGGCATAAAAAGCATGGTTAGATGGatttgtgtgtgagtgcgttTTATCGCAgaccttcacctaaacaaggcacactacagaactcactcacacgtgctgtcccttagtgAAGTTAAAAACAGACTTTACAGAGTTAAAAATatctacatttatatcatacatCGTCATTGTGGGAAAACAATTTAGTCCATATCCATATGACCCTGcacagaacttttttttttttttttttaccttgtctgcacatgctgtcgaaggttaacactacaagaagtgcaatcttttgacagcaatgcatattttattattgcaattaaataaatttatttatttcattgcataattgtgaccgtcaccagccctccctagggaagggtaagaaatactttattaaagggaggatgtaaaaaagagagggcagtgttacaccaaggtgaggggttggaggggggtggggaagttaacagggaagagggatacaagataggatatggaatgggtgaggaatagttttaagtgatgcgatgtgaaattgtggttgtgtatattgtgtttattgttgtgttgtcaagccagtttggtgaccagtgtgtggtttaggaataatggtggtggctgtgaacagaggaagaggtgagtggaaattccataaaacaggtatttgggaacaacgtgtctaaggttgagcccagtatgagtgttatcccacagcccaaggccagtgcatccatgacaaatgtatttccaagtaccgccactgcaaaacccaagagccgcccccgggcccgaagaagcagtcaggccagcagcaagagcaggcagcctaagggcccccggcgaccaccccacggccaagcagtcccccgaacgcccccggcaccccccacccccgggcgcagccaggcaccaaccccatcccccggtgctccagggggcgacccccgccgcacgccggcccagagcgacgcccccccACCGCCAAGGagggcggccgagcaggggggaggcccgtgcccgcaccagggccagcacaggcccacccggcgccacgatataacactctccaccgggaggcggccccggcccccccgacgaaagaggacaccatctaccgccaagcagggccaccccgccagccacggaccggcaagcccgagtaccgaagcacccccagcccggtaccgccatcccacaccaacggcgccagtagagccccccccccccccccccccccccacggaggcgatccccgacgacccacgcaccggcacgagacacccccccgacgccagcacaccccggacgacagcgggccccaggccaccagccccgccccaggctgcgcagcgccgccacgcgccgcggccggtccccgggcagatgacaggagagcacgcccccggacacccagaccacggatccacccccgggacgcccccgccccggaatggcgcccacggcgcccggtgcacccagccagcagaccagccaatcccgacgcggatccaccaggccaagagccacgcgccgcgcccccgcacacccacccaacacgacccccggggaggccccatagcacccccaccccacacccctAGCCGTAACGGCCACACCCCAACCATTGCGGCCAAACAAAAGCcccggagggggccccgcctggctcgtcgcgcaagcgacatccctggcaagGGCGCGCCCTAGGGAGCAaagccgaggacccgcaagggccgacggagcaacccacagccacaccccgccacccagcgacccaggaggcaatcgccgaccccgggcagcagccacccccaaagctacccccaccccggatccccccggaccggagccaaggaccccaccaccccaggccccccaacgagaccaccccccagccaacccacccggcacggcaccgcccgccccccaggcgggagccacagcccccccaccagtgccccagaccaacgggagccccccacacccaacccaacaggatggcgggcgcaagagcaaaggaggagaaCTTTTGTTCTGTTATATCTTGCACAGAACTTTTGACTCTGTTTCTCCACTTCTCTCCATCTctctttttgtttcttctttcaCCTGAACTCATCGTTCAGAGGCCCGATCCAGCCGTTTATTCCAAAGTTTTCCCAAAGATGTGCTGGATTCCCTAGAAAATGAAAACATCACCGCCAACTTCCACAAGTGGAGCCTGTCGGTCCAGGTTCTCATATTATTAACCATTGTTTCTCCACCATCACCCCCCCAGTTAGTGACGTTTGTCCCTTTAAAACCCACAGAACTACAGCCAGAGTCCTGAACTGCTGAAGTTTTACAAAGTCCTGACGACCAACTGGGACGGGCCGCTGGAGTTCATCTCTACGATGGAGGGTACGTTCATTCCTTCATGTGATTTATCACACTTACATTAAATATAGACGtatactttactttacttgtgTTTATATGATCCAAATGTTTCCAAGCgtcaatgtttaaaataaaaaacttttttttggtttgtttatttttttggggggggggaatGTTGTCGtcattttagtatattttgtgtgtttatgttttgtgtttttgttgttgttttgagggtttttttgtcatcatatcttttattaaatttttgggtgattttgtatAAAACTATAtattgtaaatttttctgtcattttgtgtgttttttattatttttgtttaatttttgagatgttttgtgcatttttgttgcagttttgcgtaatttttgtcatttcatttatttcttttattacttttttgtttttttcttttgttatttagtttatttttttgttttttacttttttgtgtttttgtaaaaaaaaaaaaaaaattaaaagatgttaagtatttttcagtcattttgtgtgttttttgttgtttttgttcggttttggagttattttgtgcattttcgttgcagttttgctgattttttaactcattttgtgtacttcttttattattattattattattattattatttttattattattatttctgtattttgttattttgaagttgtgtgattttgtgcagttttccatattgtatttttgggtctttttttttactcacagttttctttgttattttgtgcattttatttatttattttgttttttgtcattttttgtgcagaTGCTTTTGGGggcaacacaaaattacatggAATGGCAAAGTTttcttaataaaataaatctctaCACATCACCCCAGAATTACTGATTTTAGTTCTCAGAGCTTTAATTTGGGTCATATATTGAGTTGATgtcttaaaaataaatgaaaaaagagacAGATCTATTTTTACTGAGGAtgttaataaacaataatacatCAGCGTAGGACACATGACAGGGAAACTTAAAAACCTAATttcaaataagtaaaaatacaaatgtgtttgtatctttcagagaaagtgaaaaagtgaatATGGTTATGTTTGTAGGGTTGAACCATTGAAATGTGACTTTTATGACTGACTGATGCAGATGAACACATGATTAATGAGTGTTTCTGACTCTCCTCAGCCCATCATTATCCGTTCTATGCAGTGCAGTGGCATCCGGAGAAAGCCTCGTATGAATGGATCGATAAACCAGGCATGGTTCACTCTGGCTCTGCTAAATTAGCCTCATTCTACGCCGCCCTCTTTTTTGTCTCCGAAGGTACAAACTTACCACTTTTATTTCAACTATGAATCACTTTCCTTAACTAATGATGTTTCTTTCAACTGCAGCTGCAAATGAAAGGCAACACATTTCTAATGCTGATCCTGATATAGATTTTTTACACATTAATGTATTTGGATTTCCATAGATTTATCAGAATATGctattcattaaataaaaaataatggatGAAATAGTAATTACAATGCAGGACATATTTACACCTCTTCAACACATTTCATtacaacattttggagattttcagagaccctccattgtgctgctgactaaacttcctggtaatttcaaaataagagccctatggAAGacaaagaagagatgcttttattttcaaaagggATGCTTAACTTTttgcttgaagccggtcccaggactattttcattttgcgctcacaatgcatcatgggacggttgagtatgactagtgtgtccaccgtgtatacttaaaaatgtccccatctagtatacatcctggtatttctcacatatatataaatttgggaatccaaacacaaaaaaaaaaaaaaaaaaattacatagtttagataaaaaataaaaaaacaagtgaatccaaacagttgtttttttttctatgagcATATTTAGGAAATATAATTTATCAActtaaaacttttcttttgaagagTCTATGTTTTCCCTTCAATCATGAATTTATATTGAATAGATTTACAgcctcaataataataataataataataaaaacaaatcccatCTGCTTTAATTATTTGTATAAACCGTTTCTTCTGTTGCCATCACATCATCAACTGTAAGAAATCATTATTTGTGACGTTATCAATGTCAGCCCTgctaataataatgtttaatcCTTTTgccaatcatttatttattttatttgatttccaGCCATGAAGAGCCATCATCATTTCCCTAGTctggaagaagaggaaaatGCTGTCATATATAACACCTGTCCTGTCTACAGAGGCACAAAGTCTATATTTATGGAGAACTATTACTTTGACTAATTCACATTATATTAAAGCTGCAGCAGATCTGAGTTTAGTCAAGTCAGGATTTGCATTTGTAGCCTCCAAGTCAGACACAAactaatcaaacaaacaaacattatttcATACAAAGCTGTGCAAACGTTTCCACTTTGATTTTTGAATAATTAAAGTTTCTGAGATAAagtcaataaaagtgtttctgaGTGAATTATTCTCCTTTGTGCCTGatctcagtgtactgaagtactAGTAAAGGGTTGATATCTGATTTATGCTTCATGTAGCTTAGcagtagcctagcattagcctaacattaccctagcattaagATTAGTCTAACATTAGCTGGCAATAACA is a genomic window containing:
- the LOC114464069 gene encoding gamma-glutamyl hydrolase, with product MMETGPKAQSTSGEGMGFSQCQSQSVYETCASTETLTSCLRSNADSEKLNYRPIIGVLTQKVSSNDEDARGSSYVTASYVKFVEGGGARVVPIKVNRTEEEYIKMFNSINGLLLPGGKGDINMTAHSQVAKLFYKLAVKANDAGDYFPIWGTCQGFQQLAFFADNGNVLTQTDTIAKALPLTFTPEARSSRLFQSFPKDVLDSLENENITANFHKWSLSVQNYSQSPELLKFYKVLTTNWDGPLEFISTMEAHHYPFYAVQWHPEKASYEWIDKPGMVHSGSAKLASFYAALFFVSEAMKSHHHFPSLEEEENAVIYNTCPVYRGTKSIFMENYYFD